The following are from one region of the Neurospora crassa OR74A linkage group III, whole genome shotgun sequence genome:
- a CDS encoding S-(hydroxymethyl)glutathione dehydrogenase, variant — protein MSTEAKKTMKAVVFEGPKKVSVQERPIPEVQDPRDIIVKVQMTALCGSELHTYRGREASTPGFIMGHEFTGVAHAVGSSVKTIKVGDKVVAPFTVSCGTCFYCLHGFSSRCASSLLFGSPGLDGGQAEYVRIPLADGTAVVAPPEIEDERALVLMADIFPTGYFGAKNAFKLMHDLNPEEATVVVVGCGPVGLCAVVSALEYKPKHLFAVDCVESRLALAKELGAEPLNFAEVEKGGVGLEGMVKRIKEVTEGRGADAVVEVVGSRPALKTAYELLRPFGVISSIGVQGHYDLPWSGEDGYNKNLRVQMGRCPVRSIFPEALEVMGRNQHKFG, from the exons ATGTCGAcagaagcaaagaagactATGAAGGCCGTAGTCTTTGAAGGACCCAAGAAGGTTTCTGTTCAGGAGAGGCCGATTCCTGAGG TGCAAGATCCTAGGGACATCATTGTCAAGGTGCAGATGACTGCTCTGTGTGGCTC TGAACTCCACACCTACCGCGGCCGCGAGGCCTCAACCCCAGGTTTCATCATGGGCCACGAATTCACCGGCGTCGCCCACGCCGTCGGCTCCTCTGTGAAGACCATCAAAGTAGGCGACAAGGTCGTCGCCCCCTTCACCGTCTCCTGCGGCACCTGCTTCTACTGCCTTCACGGCTTCTCCTCCCGCTGTGCCTCCTCTTTGTTGTTCGGTTCCCCCGGGCTCGACGGCGGACAAGCCGAGTACGTCCGCATCCCCCTTGCCGACGGGACCGCAGTCGTGGCCCCGCCCGAGATCGAAGATGAGAGggcgttggtgttgatggcggATATTTTCCCCACGGGATATTTCGGCGCGAAAAACGCGTTTAAACTGATGCATGACCTGAACCCGGAGGaggcgacggtggtggtggtgggttgtgGACCTGTGGGGCTTTGCGCGGTTGTATCGGCGCTGGAGTACAAGCCTAAGCATTTGTTTGCTGTGGATTGTGTGGAGAGcaggttggcgttggcgaaGGAGCTGGGCGCGGAGCCGTTGAACTTTGCGGAGGTTGAGAAGGGAGGTGTTGGGCTGGAGGggatggtgaagaggatTAAGGAGGTGACGGAGGGGAGGGGCGCGGATGCGGTGGTTGAGGTGGTGGGAAGCAGGCCGGCGCTCAAGACGGCGTATGAGCTTTTGAGGCCGTTTGGAGTGATCAGCAGTATTGGTGTCCAGGGACACTATGATTTACCTTGGTCGGGTGAAGATGGGTATAA CAAAAACCTGAGAGTACAGATGGGCCGATGTCCGGTGCGGTCCATCTTCCCGGAAGCGTTGGAGGTGATGGGTAGAAACCAGCACAAGTTTGGGTAA
- a CDS encoding S-(hydroxymethyl)glutathione dehydrogenase, which produces MSTEAKKTMKAVVFEGPKKVSVQERPIPEVQDPRDIIVKVQMTALCGSELHTYRGREASTPGFIMGHEFTGVAHAVGSSVKTIKVGDKVVAPFTVSCGTCFYCLHGFSSRCASSLLFGSPGLDGGQAEYVRIPLADGTAVVAPPEIEDERALVLMADIFPTGYFGAKNAFKLMHDLNPEEATVVVVGCGPVGLCAVVSALEYKPKHLFAVDCVESRLALAKELGAEPLNFAEVEKGGVGLEGMVKRIKEVTEGRGADAVVEVVGSRPALKTAYELLRPFGVISSIGVQGHYDLPWSGEDGYNKNLRVQMGRCPVRSIFPEALEVMGRNQHKFGFMYDKIMPLAEAVEGYDLFDNMKVQKVIFTP; this is translated from the exons ATGTCGAcagaagcaaagaagactATGAAGGCCGTAGTCTTTGAAGGACCCAAGAAGGTTTCTGTTCAGGAGAGGCCGATTCCTGAGG TGCAAGATCCTAGGGACATCATTGTCAAGGTGCAGATGACTGCTCTGTGTGGCTC TGAACTCCACACCTACCGCGGCCGCGAGGCCTCAACCCCAGGTTTCATCATGGGCCACGAATTCACCGGCGTCGCCCACGCCGTCGGCTCCTCTGTGAAGACCATCAAAGTAGGCGACAAGGTCGTCGCCCCCTTCACCGTCTCCTGCGGCACCTGCTTCTACTGCCTTCACGGCTTCTCCTCCCGCTGTGCCTCCTCTTTGTTGTTCGGTTCCCCCGGGCTCGACGGCGGACAAGCCGAGTACGTCCGCATCCCCCTTGCCGACGGGACCGCAGTCGTGGCCCCGCCCGAGATCGAAGATGAGAGggcgttggtgttgatggcggATATTTTCCCCACGGGATATTTCGGCGCGAAAAACGCGTTTAAACTGATGCATGACCTGAACCCGGAGGaggcgacggtggtggtggtgggttgtgGACCTGTGGGGCTTTGCGCGGTTGTATCGGCGCTGGAGTACAAGCCTAAGCATTTGTTTGCTGTGGATTGTGTGGAGAGcaggttggcgttggcgaaGGAGCTGGGCGCGGAGCCGTTGAACTTTGCGGAGGTTGAGAAGGGAGGTGTTGGGCTGGAGGggatggtgaagaggatTAAGGAGGTGACGGAGGGGAGGGGCGCGGATGCGGTGGTTGAGGTGGTGGGAAGCAGGCCGGCGCTCAAGACGGCGTATGAGCTTTTGAGGCCGTTTGGAGTGATCAGCAGTATTGGTGTCCAGGGACACTATGATTTACCTTGGTCGGGTGAAGATGGGTATAA CAAAAACCTGAGAGTACAGATGGGCCGATGTCCGGTGCGGTCCATCTTCCCGGAAGCGTTGGAGGTGATGGGTAGAAACCAGCACAAGTTTGG CTTCATGTACGACAAAATCATGCCCCTCGCCGAGGCTGTCGAGGGATATGATCTCTTTGATAACATGAAGGTACAGAAGGTGATCTTCACACCTTGA
- a CDS encoding ZIP metal ion transporter: MLTTAIDNDTRGWILTVVSGLACILGSTIICVDVPIRFFNIKSKFSIQGSNVFISGSLSLSFGVMIFSALFSMLPSALRYLTTDGRDEKTAGLINMGCYIAGFFGIQVVSRVLHRFIPSHVVGCDHSHNPHANVQHQPHHDDHYHQPPWASRTHGQSVTTLSSEAPETPTMVEVNGHATESTPLLPTETDHEAQSVPPVRPSLFGRSHTVGRQARSTSGIQSRRPSVRQMTNRVLSFVKDTKLHCDGDGPCFGYTDPCGQECFRHIGARSIPPGRPATLPVIRSGESVGTGEVPDSLNSPIYQVRSRTCSRESSVGYADRADHDGPHDDHDGENHDTGYSAVEEDIEAQHHHHVPTNAFLSIGLQTVIAIALHKFPEGFITYATNHVNPSLGFNVFMALFVHNIAEGFSMALPLYMALNSRFKAIAWATLLGGLSQPLGAGVAVLWFKVAKHSNITINGTAYGCLFAVTAGIMTSVALQLFGESLSLTHNRNMSIFFAFLGMTLLGVCDAIADV; encoded by the exons ATGCTTACAACCGCGATCGACAATGACACCCGAGGGTGGATTTTGACCGTCGTGAGTGGCTTGG CATGCATTCTTGGATCAACTATCATTTGCGTCGATGTCCCCATCCGCTTTTTCAACATCAAGAGCAAATTTAGTATACAGGGGAGCAATGTCTTCATATCAGGCTCTTTGAGTCTGAGTTTTGGGGTTATG ATATTCTCGGCCTTGTTTAGCATGCTTCCGTCTGCTTTGCGATACCTCACTACGGACGGGCGGGACGAGAAGACCGCAGGCCTCATCAACATGGGCTGTTACATTGCTGGCTTTTTCGGCATTCAGGTCGTCTCCCGAGTCCTCCATCGATTTATACCCTCCCACGTTGTTGGGTGCGACCATTCCCATAACCCACACGCAAATGTGCAACATCAGCCCCATCATGATGATCATTATCACCAGCCGCCTTGGGCGAGCCGTACCCATGGACAGTCCGTCACGACGCTATCCTCGGAAGCTCCAGAAACACCGACCATGGTCGAAGTGAATGGGCATGCGACCGAATCAACTCCCCTGCTACCGACCGAGACCGACCACGAGGCGCAGTCAGTTCCCCCAGTGAGGCCTAGTCTTTTTGGTCGTTCACATACCGTTGGAAGACAGGCCCGCAGCACCAGCGGCATCCAAAGCAGACGCCCATCCGTACGCCAGATGACGAACAGAGTACTATCATTTGTTAAGGATACCAAGCTTCActgcgatggcgatggcccGTGTTTCGGATATACGGATCCTTGTGGGCAGGAGTGCTTCAGACACATTGGTGCACGCTCCATCCCCCCTGGGCGTCCCGCCACCCTCCCAGTCATACGTTCCGGAGAGTCCGTGGGTACTGGCGAGGTACCAGATTCCCTCAACAGTCCCATATACCAAGTACGGAGTCGAACTTGTTCCAGAGAGTCGTCTGTCGGTTACGCAGACCGTGCCGACCACGATGGACCCCACGATGACCATGACGGAGAAAATCACGACACTGGCTATTCAGCAGTAGAGGAGGATATCGAGgctcaacaccatcatcacgTACCGACAAACGCCTTTCTCTCTATCGGCCTGCAGACTGTTATAGCCATTGCGCTTCACAAGTTTCCTGAGGGCTTCATCACCTACGCCACCAACCATGTGAACCCTTCGCTCGGCTTCAATGTTTTCATGGCCCTGTTCGTTCATAACATCGCCGAGGGATTCTCCATGGCCCTGCCGCTGTACATGGCGCTGAACAGCCGGTTCAAGGCCATTGCCTGGGCCACATTGCTCGGTGGCCTCAGTCAGCCGCTGGGCGCCGGAGTCGCAGTGCTGTGGTTCAAGGTTGCCAAGCACAGCAACATCACGATCAACGGCACAGCATATGGATGTTTGTTTGCCGTCACTGCGGGTATCATGACCAGCGTGGCACTGCAGCTCTTTGGGGAGAGCTTGAGCTTGACCCACAACAGGAACATGAGCATCTTCTTTGCTTTCCTGGGTATGACTCTGCTTGGGGTCTGCGACGCCATTGCCGATGTGTAG
- a CDS encoding integral membrane protein, which produces MASIIPARAIIPFLVGMMLLTGVCNTLLTKYQDNQCVRNCDDPDPLKRKHFEQPVIQTLQMFVGEMGCWLVVGIMSLWSRYVSKSTTYERINNRAGEDEDTTVPDDASIRSHTPLTDSTASSKYDGPSILRGWRVVLLSLPAICDICGTTLMNAGLLLVAASIYQMTRGALVLFVGIFSVVFLRRKLYAFQWLSLVGVMVGVALVGLAGAIQPDQKHPSATTTTTADVGADALKVIIGVLMIAGAQIFTATQFVLEEYILERSTIEPIRVVGWEGLFGFTVTLLGMVILHFAIGRTEAGRYGPFDMVEGWRQFWEYKPVFISSVLIMISIGGFNFFGLSVTRSVSATSRSTIDTCRTLFIWMVSLGLGWETFKWLQVIGFGLLVYFTFLFNGIVEPPFEFLRVSQVEELLPEEPIEHN; this is translated from the exons ATGGCTTCAATCATACCCGCGCGGGCCATCATCCCCTTCCTAGTGGGAATGATGTTACTTACTGGAGTGTGCAACACCCTCTTGACCAAGTACCAG GACAACCAATGCGTTCGCAACTGTGACGACCCCGACCCGCTCAAGCGGAAGCACTTTGAGCAGCCCGTCATTCAGACCCTCCAGATGTTCGTCGGCGAGATGGGCTGCTGGCTGGTTGTAGGCATCATGTCGCTCTGGAGCCGCTACGTCTCCAAATCCACCACGTACGAGCGCATCAACAACCGGGCgggcgaggacgaggacacCACCGTCCCCGACGACGCCAGCATCCGCTCCCACACCCCTCTCACCGACTCAACCGCATCTTCCAAGTACGACGGCCCCTCTATCCTCCGCGGCTGGCGCGTCGTGCTGCTCTCGCTCCCCGCCATCTGCGACATCTGCGGCACCACCCTCATGAACGCTGGCCTGCTGCTCGTGGCGGCCTCCATCTACCAGATGACGCGCGGCGCACTGGTGCTCTTTGTCGGCATCTTCAGCGTCGTTTTCTTGCGCCGCAAGCTGTACGCCTTCCAGTGGCTGTCGCTGGTGGGCGTCATGGTGGGCGTGGCGCTCGTGGGACTGGCTGGTGCGATTCAGCCGGATCAGAAACATCCTAGTGCTACGACGACCACAACTGCGGATGTGGGCGCCGATGCCCTCAAGGTGATTATTGGCGTCTTGATGATTGCGGGCGCGCAGATTTTTACTGCTACGCAGTTTGTGTTGGAGGAGTACATCTTGGAGCGGTCGACGATCGAGCCCATTCGTGTTGTCGGGTGGGAGGGCCTCTTTGGCTTTACCGTCACACTTCTGGGCATGGTCATTTTGCACTTTGCCATTGGACGGACCGAGGCCGGTCGGTATGGACCGTTCGATATGGTTGAGGGATGGAGGCAGTTTTGGGAGTACAAACCTGTCTTCATCTCAAGCGTTCTGATCATGATTAGCATTGG CGGCTTCAATTTCTTTGGCCTCTCCGTAACCCGCTCTGTGAGCGCCACCTCCCGCTCCACCATCGACACGTGCCGCACGCTTTTCATCTGGATGGTCTCGCTCGGTCTCGGCTGGGAGACGTTCAAGTGGCTGCAGGTCATCGGCTTTGGTCTGCTCGTTTACTTTACTTTTCTCTTCAACGGCATCGTCGAGCCTCCGTTTGAGTTCCTCCGTGTCAGCCAGGTGGAGGAGCTGTTGCCCGAGGAGCCTATTGAGCATAACTGA
- a CDS encoding yippee zinc-binding protein translates to MIESEPRGFGRRAERVVPELQVHHQHQPQPQEQNAQAQAQDQQQVRQLDIGSDNSGESNSVAPAREPAPTTAEEDARVIRVSETTTNTVSETASGATPASSDNRNNTNITTTNPNNNMGLAYNVYLNSGKIYGCRNCKTHLANHEDIISRNFRGQHGKAYLFNSVVNVETGDPNERNMTTGRHVVRDIHCRQCKEVVGWKYDRAYEPNEKYKEGKFILEAELLANVN, encoded by the exons ATGATCGAAAGCGAACCCCGCGGCTTTGGCAGGAGAGCTGAGCGAGTCGTACCGGAACTGCAAGTTcaccatcagcatcagcctCAACCTCAAGAGCAGaacgcccaagcccaagcccaagaccaACAGCAGGTTCGACAACTGGACATCGGCAGCGACAACAGCGGCGAAAGTAACAGCGTAGCACCTGCCCGTGAGCCGGCACCAACAACCGCGGAGGAGGACGCCCGAGTCATCCGTGTCAGCGAGACCACTACGAATACCGTCAGTGAGACGGCCTCAGGAGCGACACCCGCTTCCAGCGACAACCgtaacaacaccaacatcaccaccaccaacccaaacaacaacatgggTCTCGCCTACAATGTCTACCTCAACAGCGGCAAGATTTATGGGTGCAGGAACTGCAAGACCCATTTGGCTAATCATGAGGACATCATCAGTAGG AACTTCAGAGGCCAGCACGGAAAGGCCTACCTCTTCAACTCGGTCGTCAACGTCGAGACCGGTGATCCCAACGAGCGCAACATGACGACGGGCCGCCACGTCGTCCGGGACATCCACTGCCGCCAATGCAAGGAGGTGGTCGGATGGAAGTACGATCGAGCCTATGAGCCCAACGAGAAGTACAAGGAAGGCAAGTTCATTTTGGAGGCCGAGTTGCTTGCCAATGTGAACTAG